In the genome of Malania oleifera isolate guangnan ecotype guangnan chromosome 5, ASM2987363v1, whole genome shotgun sequence, the window GATTGcatgttagtctagaatgccttctgtataacggatgcagttgatgtgtattgcatgctagtagtggatataggttcttgtgtgccttgagttgaattataaatgacttatttgaacctatcaagtacaggttttatgagaaaatgtccaatttacaaacgacatgctgccaaaatttcgttaagattttttcaaaaaaaaaaaaaaaaaaaccatgtacaaagataattatgataaaatgaatgttaaaatatttttgaaaggatgagtgaaagttatacgaaaagtcatttcattaattcctaaatttgcatctattaacatacatgacatatcatttgtttttaactatggataagcattatcatttgtccaccaccaaggatattttgttttgagaacgagttaaagtgtttacgtgcgtggtttgatgcatgtaactatatatatatatatatatatatatatatatatatatattcatatgtacgtcattcacattcatttcagttattcgtttaggattgaaaattattatacggcgcactctctatatttttcttcctaattatattgatctccatttgtatactaattttttttttttatgattcttaatttgtagggtttttggctgtcataacatcagcacgatgccatgcatgcatgcactacatttgtcggatgcaacttttgattatttctttgtaatttttattgttatttgaacaaatgaaatttttgtattctaatttgaatttgtattagtatttgtatttgaattttgaaatttttttttgttatttgaacatatgttatttctttattttaattgaatttgaaattttgaatgatttacgaatttggtagtaattatggtttcacgttatgtatgcgaaaatgtaattatagatttttacaggaattgataattaaaaaaaattagtattaatttttttttaattttttaattattagtgaaggattcaaattcgtcactaatagtaaggtattagttagtgacgaattacaaattcgtcactaataataaagtattagtgaaggattcaaattcatcactaatagtggaatattagtgatggtttttagattcgtcattaataccctactactagtgacgaatctaaaaatcgtcactaatactccactattagtgacgaatttgagcagagccaatgtagaatttatagtgacgatattagggttttagtgacggttgtaattcgtcactaataatatattattagtgacgaatttataagtattagtgacagatttgattcttcactaataccctaattttttgtagtgaacgTGGGtggaacgatggggagggatgccctgAGAACCACGGGTTGTGATGTAAATGTTCATTTTCAATTACGGGTGTGAATGCATGAATGTGGATTGAATGTATGGTAAATGTGGATGTGTTGTGGTGTATGTGTATGCAGATTCTATAGTATGATTGATGTTGACTGTGTGTGAGTATAGTTACAAGTGTCTTTACTGTTGCTGTTAATTAATAAACgactatattttgtatacacaaaaactcatgttgtcacacactgataataatttattccatcatTCTTacgaaatgtctcaccccaatatacaactcaTATTTCAAGATCTTCGCGTGATTGAGTTTAGCGAGCTCAGGGCAGGGTTGGTTAGCGTAGAGTAGTGTAAGTGTTTGTAAGAACTTTAAAGTCTTTAAATTTATGTTGTTTTAAAATTCCAGTTATGTAATATGGACAGATAGAAATTCTTTTTTAGTCGTGTAATATAGTActcaagtattttatttgaggatgtttaacTATATTCCACTTCctggatgatatttatggtatcagacataagtgaatggaacacataacaccctgGACCCaacttggcgggtttggggcattacatcagcattgtccccccccccctcgttttttttatcttttaaatgCAGCTGACAAACTCGTTGACAAACTCATGTGCCGGTTCCATTTGCAGGCAAATCTCGTTGGATGGTTCAACGAGATTTACTTGCCACATGTCAACGTCCCAATTGCCCTGATcttttaaatctcgctacttggtccaaTGAGATTACGTGAGCGTTATTCTGAAAATAATTTTCTCgaatagagtattatttaatatattattataaaataataataaactggGAAAACACTCTCCTTTCAATTTCTAACTCTCGGCCTAACATAAAAGAATCCTAACTCCGAATCATTGGAATTAAGGTGTGCAAAAGTTGGTTCAAAATGACAAAATTAACCGAACTGAATAAATTCGATCGGCCTAAATGGttaaattttgaatataaaatGATTTAGTTCGGTGTTCGATTTGCCACCAACGAAGAataagataattttttaaaagagCAAAATATCCTAAAACAGAGCAATATTCCTAAGCCATAGATATCTATCAACAAAGAGAGGGACCTTGCAGCACTTGTGGGAGAGCAAGCCTAAAATCAAAGGAGCACCGACAAAGGTTTTACTATGATTCCAGAAATCAGAGGAGCACTAGCAACAATTTTGCTACCATGGTAGCTCTGCAACATAAAGAGGTTTGTCGAGGCATGGAGTTTCAAACAAGAGTACATGACTTTGATGCTTAATGTTCGCTTAATGTGACCTACATTGGTTGGGATGTAATGCAAAACCATAGTTTTAAAAATCGAACCAGATTGACCGATCTGACCTATTTGGACTAACTTATCACGAGAACCACAATTGTTTTGTGTTTAACATACACACATATTCATATCCCATATGTAAAGAATgtattcaatttaaaaatattaagaaaagtaGCAAAAAACACAGCCTAAGGGACATTTGATCCACAACATCTTTCATTACTTTTAAAATGTTCCGTAACATCTTATTCTTATATTTGTTTGTACCTTAAAATCTTAAGTGGTGGACATCTTTAGCATTCTTGGGAATAAAATATTCCTATAAAATTCCCATTTCACATAAATTCCTTTCTCATGGGATTCTTACTTCTTACATTGAATTGactctattattatatttaaaatagtaaattattaatcaaataaaagtaaaatcattattatgttgtaataatataatttaattattaatatttagacactatatatattatctcaattattttggttaattaaattatctaaatattatttttgaaatttatgacaTGAATTTAATTACTTATATACTGTTAGTAATTAATTGCGTTGAAAACATAATTATTCGTCCAAACATTGACATGAGAGAATCTCGTGTACATTCCAGTAATGGTCTTATGAaacaaatcaaacaaaaatattctctTGACGCTTGCATCCCCTTCCTAAGAATGTGATTCCCGAGAATACCCTTCCATTGGGATATTTTTTTATGTCGTTAACTAAACTTTCTCTAAACGGCTATGCATGACATTGCAAGAGTTTATTTTTCCAaggaaatatgaaaaataaggaaaataataatatttcatatattacAGCGACAGGAATAACAATGATAACATGTACGAGTATGCGACATTATGACTATGAATTTTTTAGTACTAGTTAATTGTCCATGTGCTACAGATGTTCTCAATataaattttagcaaaatttatagaataaaattattttaaatgacaatgcataagaataattacattaaattttgTGCACACACACATATCAATTAACAAATTCAGAAAAGATTTATGTTTATTGCATGAATATATATACAACTCAAGTATAAAATATACAATATACCTAATATTTCATgacataaattcaaaaaaaaaaaaattgtatcatttgagaatcaaagcatagtaaaatataatataaaaggGTTTCCATCACTAATTCTAGAAGATTTAgctagttttttattttctttttttggaataaAATGAAATGTCCATTTcactcttgttttttttttttttttttttttcatatttgggTATGCCTTGTTAGGTGGAAACAGTCGTTCCGACTTTATATTGATTCCCACGTAAAGTAAGGAGAATTTGTAGAACCACCCAACCTAACCAACTCGATCCAACCTAATCCAAACTGCTTGCAAAGAATGATTTTGAAAGTGCTTGATTTATGTTGTGGACTATAATTGCGTAAAAATTGAACGTGTGGGTTGAATGACAGAGGGAGGGTGTAAATGACCTAACCCAATCCGACCCAAATATAATgacaaaaatgtaaaataaacaataaaaataaatggaGAGATGGTCGAATGGTTCATATTTGGATGTTGCTTGAggttaagaattttttttattataagtaTAAATTATCTCCAATTCAATCTTTATGTTTTGAGCCATTAGGGACTTGAATCATTTGTACACAGAGATGTCAAACTAATCCAAACTAATTTGAACTTGAATCATTTGTACACAGAGATGTCAAACTAATCCAAACTAACCCAAATTGCATCTAATATGATTTGACTTTGGTTTGAAACCGCCATAATCAATTTGGTTGTAAAATTGAATTCAACCTAACCGAACCCAACCCAAGAACAACCATTCATAAAGTTAGAATAAGCACTTCATTCAAATTGACACGAaaatatgaattaaaaaaataatttcattcgATTTTACTGTTATTCTACGATTGTGTAACTAAATAATAGAATGTGAATGATCGTTCCGATTTTATTTTAAATGCTATTCAATTCTCTATTTCATtacatttccattctcatttcattatcatcgccaaacataaaaaattaacatacattgaaaatcaaatttcATTTAGAAGATTATAAATTTTCAAGGAttatattgattttttaaaaatatttattaaaaaaaatttaaatgaaaaatttgaTAATCcatatcatttgattttcaagaaTAGAAATAAAGGGAAATaggatataatttttttttttttaaagaattaaaatttacatcatatttttcatttaaaaaaattttaaaataaaaaatatgggtTCTTTATTATCCTAATATTGgaatttttagagatatttttttCCCCTCCTCTCTTTTTTCAATCTCACACCTAAAATTTCGATCATTTATTGGTTTTGATTAATGGGCAATTGCAACAAATGCTTCACTGCCGTCAAATTAACGAAACTTCAGCTTTAAACAGAGTTTGACTTCTCTCCTTCATCCGCTTTCCCTCGTGATGATTGATTAGCCAGAAAACAATTTGTGGGTTTCTTGCACATTTTTCTTCTCTTGaggatttttttttagaaaaaaaaaaaaaaaaaaattcacgctCAAATTCAAAGAGATGAGAGAATGTGCACCCTGCCAATGGATTCTTCCTCAGTGATGCTTCTGAAATATTAGATTCAATTCGGCGTTTTGCATGGGCTGGTGAATTCATGCATGGCGATGCAGCGATCGAGCTTTCTTTTTCTTATGAAGgttttacatacttaatattttcttcttctttctgtgGAGATGGCATCATTTTAATTCCTGGCGCCTGTTTGTTTGGAAAGAAAATGGATGATTGTCTATGTTTATCTTCTTGTTGATTTCTTGGTTTTAGAAATTTCAATAACTGATTTCGGATCGGCCAAACGCATAGAAGGAGAATGACAACGAAGATGAAGGGCCTTTTAAAAGGCCTTagatatatttctcaaatatttgGTATGCTCTTAAATGTCtctaattttcttcttcttcttctttttaaaaattttaaaaatttaagtgtGGAAGATTGtcttttttataaaatacaaaaaaaaaaaaattttagttttttttttttttttttataaacctcTAGTATCTTTTTACCAAAATTCAATAGTTTCTATTGCCCTTAAACAAAGAAATGAATTTGTTAGAATCGTCCATTTGAAATAGATAAAGCAGAGAAGAAAATAACGAAATTATTAAAAGAGAATTACTTGGATCATCAATTATGTTGCAGACAATGAAAAAGAACAGGAAATGCAGATTGGTTTTCCCACAGACGTAAAGCACGTCGCTCACATTGGATGGGATGGTCCTTCCGTTCATTCCCCCAGCTGGGTACGTAAATCCATCACTCTTCCATAATTTCTCTCTCAATAATGCTTTTTAtcttgtttattttgaaaattgctTTGATTATAATGTTGCATGGATCGACTTGCATGCACGTTCTTCATTTACTCCTTGCAGATGAATGAGTATAGATCACCAACGGGATTTGCATCTGCGCCGATCGGACCGCCGAGCAGCAGGGAGGATCATAAGTCCCAGAACCCACCCAACAAATTGGTTTCTGAAGGTTCGTTCTTATCAATTCATCAATTAATCTAACTGTTTGATTTCGACTCTTTGCAAATTCCGATCGATTCTGGTTCTGCAGATTCAAGCCAGAGAGAAAGAGCGCAGGAGCAAAATGGTCCGGCGGCCCAGGATACGCCGAAATCATCGAGACGGCAGTCGTCCGCCGGGTCGCTGTCCGGCGATTCGCCTTCCCGCGAGGCGCCCGGCAAATCGAAGCACTCGCGGCGAAACCAATCGGCGTATGCTTCGAATTCGCCGGCGAGGGACTTGTCATCATCATCCAACAGGGGCAAACCGAGCAGCCGACTCCAGGATCTAACTATCGGGACGGATCCGCCCACACTGATCCTGCCGGACATCCCCAAGAAGAGCCGGCGGAAGAAGTCGAAGGACACTTCCGGGGGCGGGTCGACCCGAGCGTCGAGATCAAAAGCCCCTCCGACTGCAACCTGTACGGCTCCGTTTTCGGATCCTGGGTCAGGATCGGAGTCCGTAACCAGATTAAAAGACAATGAAGTTTGTCCGGCGTCGCCTTCGACACCTGGTGAAAATAGGGAAGCGAAGGGGTGTAATGGGATTTCTCGAGGGATTGGACTGGTGTAAATGTTGTGTTAAATTTGATAGCCACGAGTCTCTGCTTAAAATGGCAGAATAGGGGAACAATTCttagattttctttttctttttctacatGTAATTTATTCATTATGTACATTAATGGTTGGCAATGTTATACTATCTCAGCTTTTTTGTCAAATATATTTTCC includes:
- the LOC131156408 gene encoding CRIB domain-containing protein RIC7-like, which produces MTTKMKGLLKGLRYISQIFDNEKEQEMQIGFPTDVKHVAHIGWDGPSVHSPSWMNEYRSPTGFASAPIGPPSSREDHKSQNPPNKLVSEDSSQRERAQEQNGPAAQDTPKSSRRQSSAGSLSGDSPSREAPGKSKHSRRNQSAYASNSPARDLSSSSNRGKPSSRLQDLTIGTDPPTLILPDIPKKSRRKKSKDTSGGGSTRASRSKAPPTATCTAPFSDPGSGSESVTRLKDNEVCPASPSTPGENREAKGCNGISRGIGLV